From Pseudomonas sp. stari2, a single genomic window includes:
- a CDS encoding MFS transporter produces the protein MQPQTLTGQATLVTPSRKRFFIMVLLFITVVINYLDRSNLSIAAPALTSELGIDPVRVGLIFSAFGWTYAAMQIPGGWLVDRVPPRILYSVALLLWSLATVMLGFAASFIALFVLRMAVGALEAPAYPINSRVVTTWFPERERATAIGFYTSGQFVGLAFLTPVLAWLQHEFGWHMVFVVTGAVGIVWAAIWYAVYREPRDFKGANEGEIDLIREGGGLVDIAAETAKVKAKFSWTDLGIVLSKRKLWGIYLGQFCLNSTLWFFLTWFPTYLVKYRGMDFIKSGLLASLPFLAAFIGVLCSGFFSDFLIRRGCTVGFARKLPIIGGLLISTSIIGANFVESTPLVIAFLALAFFGNGLASITWSLVSTLAPARLLGLTGGVFNFIGNLSAIATPIVIGFLASGDSFAPAITYIAVLALIGALSYVLLVGKVERIEL, from the coding sequence ATGCAACCGCAAACCCTTACCGGGCAAGCGACGTTAGTCACGCCCAGCCGCAAGCGGTTTTTCATCATGGTGCTACTGTTCATCACCGTGGTCATCAACTACCTCGACCGCAGCAACCTGTCGATTGCTGCACCGGCTCTCACCTCCGAGCTGGGCATCGATCCGGTGCGCGTCGGGCTGATCTTTTCCGCGTTCGGCTGGACCTACGCCGCGATGCAGATCCCTGGCGGCTGGCTGGTAGATCGGGTGCCGCCGCGCATCCTTTATAGCGTCGCATTGCTGCTGTGGTCGCTGGCCACAGTGATGCTCGGTTTCGCCGCCAGTTTCATCGCGCTGTTCGTGCTGCGCATGGCGGTCGGTGCGCTGGAAGCGCCGGCGTATCCGATCAACAGCCGCGTAGTGACAACCTGGTTCCCCGAGCGCGAGCGGGCCACGGCCATCGGTTTCTACACGTCCGGACAGTTTGTCGGGCTGGCGTTCCTGACGCCGGTGCTGGCGTGGCTGCAACACGAGTTTGGCTGGCACATGGTGTTTGTCGTGACCGGCGCAGTGGGCATCGTGTGGGCGGCGATCTGGTACGCGGTGTATCGCGAGCCACGGGATTTCAAAGGCGCCAACGAAGGCGAAATCGACTTGATCCGCGAGGGCGGCGGGTTGGTGGACATTGCAGCCGAAACCGCAAAAGTGAAGGCAAAATTCAGCTGGACCGATCTCGGCATCGTCCTCAGCAAACGCAAGTTGTGGGGGATCTACCTCGGCCAGTTCTGCCTGAACTCGACGCTGTGGTTTTTCCTGACGTGGTTCCCGACCTACCTGGTGAAATACCGCGGCATGGACTTCATCAAGTCAGGCCTGCTGGCGTCGCTGCCATTTCTTGCCGCGTTCATCGGCGTGCTGTGTTCCGGATTCTTTTCCGACTTCCTGATCCGCCGTGGCTGCACCGTCGGGTTTGCGCGCAAGTTGCCGATCATTGGCGGGTTGCTGATTTCCACCTCGATCATCGGCGCCAATTTCGTTGAATCGACGCCGCTGGTGATTGCCTTCCTGGCGCTGGCGTTTTTCGGCAACGGGCTGGCGTCGATCACCTGGTCGCTGGTCTCGACCCTGGCGCCGGCGCGCTTGCTGGGTTTGACCGGTGGGGTGTTCAACTTCATCGGCAACCTGTCGGCGATTGCCACGCCGATTGTCATCGGCTTCCTGGCCAGCGGCGATTCGTTCGCTCCGGCGATCACCTACATCGCAGTTCTGGCATTGATCGGTGCTTTGTCCTACGTGCTGCTGGTGGGCAAGGTCGAGCGCATCGAGTTGTA
- the dgoD gene encoding galactonate dehydratase, with protein sequence MKITKLTTFIVPPRWCFLKVETDEGVTGWGEPVVEGRAHTVAAAVEELSDYLIGKDPRNIEDIWTVLYRGGFYRGGAIHMSALAGIDQALWDIKGKALGVSVSDLLGGQVRDKIRVYSWIGGDRPADTARAAKEAVGRGFTAVKMNGTEELQFLDTFEKVDLALANVAAVRDAVGPNVGIGVDFHGRVHKPMAKVLMKELDPYKLMFIEEPVLSENYEALKELAPLTSTPIALGERLFSRWDFKRVLSEGYVDIIQPDASHAGGITETRKIANMAEAYDVALALHCPLGPIALAACLQLDAACYNAFIQEQSLGIHYNESNDLLDYVKDPRVFDYDKGFVKIPNGPGLGIEINEEYVIERAAVGHRWRNPIWRHADGSFAEW encoded by the coding sequence ATGAAAATCACCAAACTCACCACCTTCATCGTCCCGCCGCGCTGGTGCTTCCTGAAAGTCGAGACCGACGAGGGTGTGACCGGTTGGGGCGAGCCCGTGGTCGAGGGTCGCGCCCACACCGTCGCCGCTGCAGTCGAGGAATTGTCCGACTACCTGATCGGCAAAGACCCACGCAATATCGAGGACATCTGGACCGTGTTGTATCGCGGTGGCTTCTACCGGGGCGGCGCGATCCACATGAGTGCGCTGGCCGGCATCGACCAGGCGTTGTGGGACATCAAGGGCAAGGCGCTCGGCGTGTCGGTCAGTGATCTGCTCGGTGGTCAGGTGCGGGACAAGATCCGCGTGTATTCGTGGATCGGCGGCGACCGGCCGGCGGACACCGCGCGAGCCGCGAAAGAGGCGGTGGGCCGTGGTTTTACCGCCGTGAAAATGAATGGCACCGAAGAGCTGCAATTTCTCGATACCTTCGAGAAAGTCGACCTGGCGCTGGCCAACGTCGCCGCGGTGCGTGATGCGGTGGGTCCGAACGTCGGCATCGGCGTCGACTTCCATGGCCGGGTGCACAAGCCCATGGCCAAGGTGCTGATGAAGGAACTCGACCCGTACAAACTGATGTTCATCGAAGAGCCGGTGCTCAGCGAAAACTACGAAGCGCTGAAGGAACTGGCGCCGCTGACCAGCACCCCGATTGCCCTCGGCGAGCGGCTGTTTTCGCGGTGGGACTTTAAACGGGTGTTGAGCGAAGGTTACGTCGACATCATCCAGCCGGATGCGTCCCACGCGGGCGGCATCACCGAGACCCGCAAGATCGCCAACATGGCTGAAGCCTACGACGTGGCGTTGGCGCTGCATTGCCCACTGGGGCCCATTGCGCTGGCGGCGTGTCTGCAATTGGACGCTGCTTGTTACAACGCGTTTATCCAGGAACAGAGCCTGGGCATCCATTACAACGAGAGCAATGACCTGCTCGACTATGTGAAGGATCCACGGGTGTTCGACTACGACAAAGGCTTCGTGAAGATTCCGAACGGACCGGGCCTGGGGATCGAGATCAACGAGGAGTACGTGATCGAACGTGCGGCTGTCGGCCACCGCTGGCGCAACCCGATCTGGCGGCATGCCGATGGCAGTTTTGCCGAGTGGTGA
- a CDS encoding MFS transporter: MPQATPQVPGKLFGLFCLASYLLSLSYGATFLLSLLIGSRGGNEHDAGSVISAAMLSTFVAVLVSGHLSDWLGAARSIALFGLLLVAASLGFAMTPGFGHLLLFFGLLLGLGWGVFYTLGPIIVASLVSPAQRAKYFALLSGSMMTGIGSGPLLGRSATALGLPVTSAFYLAATASLVGVLLFWRLGARLNSTQAASAAKISWQATARVLSSRAVFPIIMVGLGGCVFGGLSSFQTSYAAARSLDYSLFFLGFMSAAISSRMLIAGYVVKRDPLRASCLLSGLMLSSIMLFAFGAQSGFSYLLAAVMLGVGYGLTYSVINGLAANEAPAGTTSQALLLFSLSYFIGVFGFPLLAGKIIVEHDMATLLLTVLAVAALNWSITVGRLLWRRLTVESALTN, translated from the coding sequence ATGCCTCAAGCAACACCTCAGGTCCCGGGCAAACTGTTCGGCCTGTTCTGCCTCGCCAGTTATCTGTTGTCGCTGTCTTATGGCGCGACGTTTCTGCTCTCGCTGCTGATCGGTTCTCGCGGTGGCAACGAGCACGACGCCGGCAGCGTGATCAGTGCGGCGATGCTCAGCACCTTCGTTGCGGTGCTGGTGTCCGGGCACCTGTCCGACTGGCTGGGTGCGGCGCGTTCGATTGCGCTGTTCGGGCTGTTGCTGGTGGCGGCGAGCCTCGGGTTTGCGATGACGCCGGGCTTCGGCCATCTGCTGCTGTTTTTCGGTTTGCTGCTTGGATTGGGCTGGGGCGTTTTCTATACGCTGGGGCCGATCATCGTCGCCAGCCTGGTGAGCCCGGCACAGCGGGCGAAATACTTTGCGCTGCTGTCCGGCAGCATGATGACCGGGATCGGCAGCGGCCCGCTGCTCGGGCGATCCGCCACTGCGCTGGGTTTGCCGGTGACGTCGGCGTTCTATCTGGCGGCTACGGCGAGCCTGGTCGGAGTGCTGCTGTTCTGGCGTCTCGGTGCTCGTTTGAACAGTACACAAGCCGCGTCAGCGGCAAAAATCAGCTGGCAGGCGACTGCTCGGGTGCTCAGTTCACGAGCCGTGTTTCCGATCATCATGGTCGGCCTCGGCGGTTGCGTGTTCGGGGGGCTGTCGAGTTTCCAGACCAGCTATGCCGCCGCCCGTTCGCTGGACTATTCGCTGTTCTTCCTGGGCTTCATGAGCGCCGCGATCAGCAGTCGAATGTTGATCGCAGGCTACGTAGTCAAACGTGATCCGCTGCGGGCATCGTGTCTGCTTTCGGGGTTGATGCTGAGCTCGATCATGTTGTTCGCGTTCGGCGCGCAAAGTGGCTTCAGCTATCTGCTGGCAGCGGTGATGCTCGGTGTCGGTTATGGCCTCACCTACTCGGTGATCAACGGACTGGCGGCAAACGAAGCACCCGCCGGCACCACGTCCCAGGCATTGTTGCTGTTCAGTCTTTCTTATTTCATCGGTGTATTCGGCTTTCCGCTACTGGCAGGAAAAATCATTGTCGAACACGACATGGCGACGCTGTTGCTGACAGTGCTGGCGGTGGCGGCGTTGAACTGGTCGATCACTGTCGGCCGTCTGCTCTGGCGACGA
- a CDS encoding HD domain-containing protein, with protein MNAFEPLAPLAAELLPHALEPSEDGAHDLSHLQRVWHNARTLQAEEGGDLEVLLAAVLLHDCVAVEKNSPLRSQASRLAAEKASTVLANLNWPEEKISAVIHAIEAHSFSANITPLTLEARLMQDADRLDSLGMLGVARTFYTAGRMGSALYDPHDPEARERDYDDKRFCLDHFRTKLLHLADGFQTAAGQRLAQLRHQRLKGFMEQFKEEIGIA; from the coding sequence ATGAACGCATTCGAACCATTGGCCCCACTCGCCGCCGAACTGCTGCCCCACGCACTGGAACCGTCGGAGGACGGCGCCCATGACCTGTCGCACCTGCAACGGGTGTGGCACAACGCGCGCACCTTGCAGGCCGAGGAAGGTGGCGACCTTGAGGTGCTGCTCGCGGCGGTGTTGCTGCACGATTGCGTGGCGGTAGAAAAGAACTCGCCGCTACGTTCACAGGCATCACGCCTGGCAGCGGAAAAAGCGTCAACGGTGCTGGCAAACCTGAACTGGCCAGAAGAGAAAATCAGCGCCGTCATCCACGCCATCGAAGCCCACAGTTTTTCCGCCAACATCACCCCGCTCACCCTCGAAGCCCGACTGATGCAGGACGCCGACCGTCTCGATTCCCTGGGCATGCTCGGCGTCGCCCGCACCTTCTACACCGCAGGGCGCATGGGCAGCGCGCTATACGACCCGCACGATCCCGAGGCCCGGGAAAGGGACTACGACGACAAGCGATTCTGCCTCGATCATTTCCGGACCAAACTGCTGCACCTTGCCGACGGTTTCCAGACCGCTGCCGGACAACGTCTGGCACAGCTCCGTCATCAACGCCTGAAGGGTTTCATGGAGCAATTCAAGGAAGAGATCGGCATCGCCTGA
- a CDS encoding GNAT family N-acetyltransferase: MTIEIRPATPSDAPQILAFITELADFEKARHEVIASVADIERSLFSEGATAHGLICLRDGLPIGFAVFFFSYSTWLGSNCLYLEDLYITPEQRGGGAGKTLLRHLAKIACANDCGRFEWSVLDWNTPAIEFYKSLGAQPQEEWVRYRMDGKVLREFAEGN; the protein is encoded by the coding sequence ATGACGATCGAAATCCGCCCGGCGACCCCCAGCGATGCTCCGCAAATCCTCGCGTTCATCACTGAACTTGCAGACTTCGAAAAGGCCCGTCACGAAGTTATCGCCAGCGTCGCCGACATCGAACGCAGCCTGTTCAGCGAAGGCGCCACCGCCCATGGCCTGATCTGCCTGCGCGACGGCTTGCCGATCGGTTTCGCGGTGTTCTTCTTCAGTTATTCGACCTGGCTGGGCAGCAACTGCCTGTACCTCGAAGACCTCTATATCACTCCTGAGCAACGGGGCGGCGGCGCCGGCAAAACCCTGCTGCGCCACCTCGCGAAAATCGCCTGCGCCAACGACTGCGGCCGCTTCGAATGGAGCGTACTGGACTGGAACACCCCGGCCATCGAATTCTACAAATCCCTCGGCGCCCAGCCGCAGGAAGAGTGGGTGCGTTACCGCATGGATGGCAAGGTATTGCGCGAGTTTGCCGAGGGCAACTGA
- a CDS encoding 2-dehydro-3-deoxygalactonokinase translates to MLAQLIALDWGTTSLRAYKLGAGGQVLAQRSLSFGIMQLPKTPRVINGRECAEGFELAFDEACGDWLDAQPGLPVIACGMVGSAQGWREASYRDTPANVADLGKSLQTVRSLRGVDVHIVPGVIQRSALPNVMRGEETQVLGVLQNLPVEAGNDLLIGLPGSHSKWVEVADGCITRFDTFMTGEVFAVLSEHSILGRTQQHSATFDAEAFDRGVQVAQSAEGEIGVLSTLFSARSLGLTGELIATAQPDYLSGLLIGHELTALASVQRRRRNSVQLPSIILIGNAQLCVRYSRALDACGFARVTLAEQATERGLWQLALAAGLIDSSSR, encoded by the coding sequence ATGCTGGCGCAATTGATCGCGCTCGATTGGGGGACGACCTCACTACGTGCTTACAAACTTGGGGCGGGCGGGCAGGTGCTGGCGCAGCGGTCGCTGTCGTTCGGGATCATGCAGTTGCCGAAGACGCCGCGGGTCATTAACGGTCGTGAATGCGCCGAGGGTTTTGAACTGGCGTTCGACGAGGCGTGCGGCGACTGGCTCGATGCGCAGCCCGGCTTGCCGGTGATTGCCTGCGGCATGGTCGGCAGCGCTCAGGGCTGGCGCGAAGCGTCCTACCGCGATACGCCGGCCAACGTCGCCGATCTCGGAAAATCCCTGCAAACCGTTCGCAGCCTTCGCGGTGTCGATGTGCATATCGTGCCGGGTGTGATTCAGCGTTCGGCACTGCCGAACGTGATGCGCGGCGAGGAAACCCAGGTCCTCGGCGTCCTGCAGAATCTGCCGGTCGAGGCGGGCAATGATCTGCTGATCGGCCTGCCGGGCAGTCATTCGAAATGGGTGGAAGTGGCCGACGGCTGTATCACCCGTTTCGACACCTTCATGACCGGCGAAGTGTTCGCGGTGCTCAGCGAACACAGCATTCTCGGCCGTACCCAGCAGCACAGCGCGACGTTCGACGCTGAGGCATTCGATCGCGGCGTGCAGGTGGCGCAGTCGGCAGAAGGCGAGATCGGCGTGCTGTCGACCCTGTTCAGCGCCCGCAGCCTGGGTCTGACCGGTGAACTCATTGCCACCGCGCAACCCGACTATCTGTCCGGCCTGCTGATCGGCCACGAGCTGACAGCGTTGGCCTCCGTGCAACGGCGTCGTCGCAACAGCGTGCAGCTTCCTTCGATCATCCTCATCGGCAACGCGCAGTTGTGCGTCCGCTACAGCCGTGCGCTCGACGCCTGCGGTTTCGCCCGTGTGACCCTGGCCGAGCAAGCCACCGAGCGTGGTCTGTGGCAACTGGCGCTCGCCGCCGGACTAATCGATTCCTCATCCCGTTAA
- a CDS encoding 2-dehydro-3-deoxy-6-phosphogalactonate aldolase, with the protein MLKQALAQNGLIAILRGLHPQEAAAVGEVLYAAGFRVIEVPLNSPAPYESIRTLRKTLPADCLIGAGTVLTPEQVESVKEAGGQVIVMPHSDAKVLRAAKAAGLYLSPGVATPTEAFAALEEGADILKLFPAEQMGPAVVKAWLAVLPVGTILAPVGGITPDNMQAFIDAGVKGFGLGSGLFKPGMTTEQVAANAKAYVAAWKALR; encoded by the coding sequence ATGCTCAAGCAAGCACTGGCGCAAAACGGTCTGATCGCGATTCTGCGTGGCCTGCATCCGCAGGAAGCCGCCGCTGTCGGAGAAGTCCTGTATGCCGCCGGATTTCGCGTCATCGAAGTACCGCTCAATTCCCCCGCGCCGTACGAAAGTATTCGCACCCTGCGCAAGACCCTGCCCGCCGATTGCTTGATCGGTGCCGGCACGGTGCTGACCCCGGAACAGGTCGAATCAGTGAAGGAGGCTGGCGGCCAGGTCATTGTCATGCCCCACAGCGATGCCAAGGTGTTGCGGGCTGCAAAAGCGGCGGGGCTGTACCTGTCGCCGGGTGTTGCCACACCGACTGAAGCCTTTGCGGCACTGGAGGAGGGCGCGGACATTCTCAAGCTGTTCCCGGCCGAGCAGATGGGCCCGGCGGTGGTGAAAGCCTGGCTGGCGGTGTTGCCGGTCGGGACGATTCTGGCGCCGGTCGGCGGCATCACGCCGGACAACATGCAGGCGTTCATCGACGCTGGCGTCAAAGGCTTCGGCCTCGGCTCCGGGCTGTTCAAACCGGGCATGACGACTGAGCAAGTGGCGGCCAATGCCAAGGCCTACGTGGCGGCCTGGAAAGCCCTTCGCTAA